From Triticum aestivum cultivar Chinese Spring chromosome 4A, IWGSC CS RefSeq v2.1, whole genome shotgun sequence, a single genomic window includes:
- the LOC123083249 gene encoding uncharacterized protein — protein sequence MRVVSARAEQYHRNLGGNSSIFACSELHGGDDACDLMVLIFPYIPREVESSQRQTSKHHLFYQTVLAMEIPGASSRRSVAMSSASLLKLFRGVAKSPKGCRYNPESTGIGIVSAIMEPTAARLRIVGPHIHANAREILEVTLPNLCWSSRRPFRASILSCGLCRSWIGSGIVYMYKCETGFCTEECLGDYIMEQLEKQTQRVRWCGRKKVPPMEDKECDQSCIFFTCAGSL from the exons ATGAGAGTCGTGTCCGCCAGAGCTGAG CAATATCACAGGAATTTGGGAGGAAACAGTTCAATCTTTGCTTGTAGTGAATTGCATGGAGGAGATGACGCTTGCGACCTAATGGTGTTAATATTTCCATATATACCAAG GGAAGTTGAATCCTCTCAAAGACAAACGAGCAAGCACCACCTTTTCTACCAGACCGTGCTTGCAATGGAAATTCCAGGGGCATCATCTAGGCGCTCGGTGGCCATGTCATCAGCCTCGCTGCTAAAGCTATTCAGGGGCGTAGCAAAGTCGCCAAAAGGGTGCCGCTACAACCCAGAGAGTACCGGCATCGGGATTGTCTCGGCTATTATGGAACCAACCGCTGCACGCCTACGCATTGTCGGGCCTCATATCCACGCCAACGCGCGTGAGATCCTAGAGGTTACACTACCAAACCTCTGTTGGAGCAGTAGGCGGCCATTCCGAGCATCCATACTGTCGTGCGGTCTGTGCCGCAGCTGGATTGGTAGTGGCATCGTCTACATGTACAA ATGTGAGACTGGATTTTGTACCGAAGAATGTCTCGGCGATTATATCATGGAGCAATTGGAAAAACAGACACAAAGGGTGAGGTGGTGTGGAAGAAAAAAGGTGCCACCAATGGAGGACAAGGAATGCGATCAAAGCTGCATTTTCTTCACCTGCGCTGGCAGCCTGTGA